The segment TTTAGTAGAAGTTAAACAACGAGAAGTCTTTTTTGAAGTTATACCCTATTTAGATGCTCGAAATCAGTCTGAATTAAACTTGCAAAGAGCAAGAAGACAAGGATCAGAAGATTTCTCAAAATGGGATAATTTATTTAGACAAACTTTTTTATAAAATTTGGAAATTTCAAATTACTTGCAAATTAAAAAACAATTACCTCTTAATGTAAATTTACTGGCTGTGAGTAAAGGGTTTAGTAGTAAAGAAATC is part of the Prochlorococcus marinus subsp. pastoris str. CCMP1986 genome and harbors:
- a CDS encoding PII-interacting protein PipX family protein — encoded protein: MSSERYLNHPTFGMLYQVSLGIEGKDIYATLYAQKMFFLVEVKQREVFFEVIPYLDARNQSELNLQRARRQGSEDFSKWDNLFRQTFL